The Quercus robur chromosome 7, dhQueRobu3.1, whole genome shotgun sequence genome has a segment encoding these proteins:
- the LOC126691587 gene encoding UPF0161 protein At3g09310, translating into MAVVVSLNCHKPFTSRPHSQYPNFKTPSSRFTTNHRKHNSINFVPIKTLGHRHQILYKLSTEDSNSGNVEEAENEVDNIGVKAALSMLNFYKREISPLMPKSCRYVPTCSEYSMSAYKKYGVVKGTVLTAWRLCRCNPLGGSGFDPPRWFGETSIPEE; encoded by the exons ATGGCGGTTGTTGTCTCCCTGAACTGCCATAAACCCTTCACTTCACGGCCTCACTCCCAATACCCAAATTTCAAAACCCCAAGTTCTCGCTTTACCACCAATCATCGAAAACATAATTCGATCAATTTCGTTCCTATCAAGACTCTAGGCCACCGACACCAAATCCTTTACAAGTTGAGCACAGAAGACTCAAATTCAGGGAATGTGGAAGAAGCAGAAAATGAAGTCGACAATATAGGAGTTAAAGCCGCACTATCTATGctcaatttttataaaa gaGAAATATCGCCGCTGATGCCAAAAAGTTGTCGTTATGTTCCAACATGTAGTGAGTATTCCATGTCAGCTTACAAAAAGTACGGAGTTGTTAAGGGTACTGTCTTAACTGCTTGGCGTCTATGTCGTTGCAATCCCCTTG GTGGTTCTGGATTTGATCCCCCGCGGTGGTTTGGTGAGACGAGTATACCTGAAGAATGA
- the LOC126691588 gene encoding scarecrow-like protein 9 yields MDSHFSGFSGSNNGVQFGNPSFSVLSNENLVARPRFDNALLDHNVRGFHFLESDQTPSHIVPTSSVNEREDSPEDCDFSDAVLNYINQILMEEDMEDKTCMLQESLELQAAEKSFYDVLGKKYPPSPDHRLTYINQNDGSSNDHHHVYYTNYYPSSSFFGDNSLFQSQGEEYIISQLQSHPLYRNPQSSYSSSNSAISSSVDGLVDSPSSTLQVPDSNFESQSIWQFRKGVEEANKFLPSGSQLYVNLEANGLSYMEPKARIGNLEVKVEGKDEGEYSPSGSRGKKNPYREDGDIEVERSSKLAAVFTESILRSDLFDTILLHSAGAGREALAARREALQNVKSKTAPRNGKLKGTNSGRGRAKRQSGKEVVDLRTLLINCAQAVAADDQRSASELLKQIRLHSSPFGDGNQRLAHYFADGLEARMAGTGSQIYRGLASKKLSAADTLKAHHLLLAASSIEKMSIFTSNRTIRSGAAKATRVHVIDFGILYGFQWPTLIQRLSWRDGGPPKLRITGIDFPQPGFRPAERVEETGRRLANYAESFKVPFEYNAIAKKWETIQLEELKIDRDEFLVVNCLYRAKNLPDESVAVDSSRNIFLNLIRKINPDIFIHGVVNGAFNAPFFVTRFREALFHYSALFDMLETIVPREDQERMLLEKEVFGRQALNVIACEGWERVERPETYKQWQVRNLRAGFAQLPLDREILERAIDKVRTSYHKDFVIHEDGRWMVQGWKGRIIYALSCWKPA; encoded by the coding sequence TTCCTTGAATCCGATCAGACTCCGAGTCATATAGTCCCGACCTCGAGTGTGAACGAAAGGGAAGATTCCCCTGAGGATTGTGACTTTTCCGATGCAGTTTTGAACTACATAAATCAAATTCTTATGGAAGAAGATATGGAGGACAAGACCTGCATGCTTCAAGAGTCTTTGGAACTTCAAGCTGCTGAGAAATCCTTCTATGATGTTCTTGGGAAGAAGTACCCCCCATCTCCAGATCATAGATTGACGTATATTAATCAAAATGATGGTAGCTCAAATGATCATCACCATGTATATTACACTAATTATTATCCCAGCAGTAGCTTTTTTGGTGATAATAGCTTATTTCAAAGTCAAGGAGAAGAGTATATTATTTCCCAATTACAAAGTCATCCGCTTTATAGAAATCCTCAGTCATCTTATAGCTCTTCAAATAGTGCGATCAGTAGTAGTGTGGATGGCTTGGTAGATTCTCCTAGTAGTACGCTTCAGGTGCCTGATTCAAACTTTGAGAGCCAATCCATTTGGCAGTTCAGGAAGGGGGTTGAGGAGGCTAACAAGTTTCTTCCCAGTGGCAGTCAATTGTATGTTAATTTGGAGGCAAATGGGTTGTCATATATGGAGCCCAAGGCCAGGATTGGCAACTTGGAGGTCAAGGTGGAGGGAAAGGATGAGGGGGAGTACTCACCTTCTGGGTCAAGGGGAAAGAAGAATCCTTACAGGGAGGATGGAGATATAGAAGTTGAGAGGAGTAGTAAGCTAGCGGCTGTCTTTACTGAATCTATTCTGCGGTCTGATTTGTTTGATACAATTTTGCTTCATAGTGCTGGGGCTGGTCGTGAGGCCTTGGCAGCTAGACGTGAGGCCTTGCAGAACGTAAAGAGCAAAACGGCGCCGCGGAATGGAAAATTAAAGGGAACTAATAGTGGAAGGGGACGTGCAAAGAGACAAAGTGGAAAGGAAGTGGTGGATTTGAGGACCCTACTAATTAATTGTGCCCAAGCTGTTGCTGCTGACGATCAGAGGAGTGCAAGTGAATTGTTAAAGCAGATCAGGCTGCATTCTTCTCCCTTTGGGGATGGAAATCAGAGATTGGCTCATTATTTTGCTGATGGCCTGGAGGCACGCATGGCTGGTACTGGCAGCCAGATATATAGAGGCCTAGCCAGTAAAAAATTATCTGCTGCCGACACCTTGAAAGCTCACCATCTACTCCTTGCTGCATCTTCAATTGAGAAGATGTCTATTTTTACCTCAAACAGGACAATAAGGAGTGGGGCAGCAAAGGCAACCAGGGTACATGTCATAGATTTTGGTATCCTTTATGGTTTCCAATGGCCCACCCTTATTCAGCGGCTCTCATGGAGAGATGGTGGGCCACCAAAGCTTCGGATTACTGGAATAGATTTTCCCCAACCTGGCTTTCGGCCAGCTGAGCGAGTTGAGGAAACAGGACGTCGCTTAGCAAATTATGCTGAGAGTTTCAAGGTGCCCTTCGAGTACAATGCCATAGCAAAGAAATGGGAAACCATCCAACTTGAGGAACTTAAAATTGACAGGGATGAGTTCCTTGTTGTTAACTGTTTGTATCGAGCTAAGAACTTGCCTGATGAATCCGTTGCAGTTGACAGTTCAAGAAATATCTTTCTAAATTTAATTAGGAAGATCAATCCAGATATTTTCATCCATGGGGTTGTAAATGGCGCCTTCAATGCTCCTTTCTTTGTTACCCGGTTCAGAGAAGCATTGTTTCACTATTCTGCACTTTTTGATATGCTTGAAACTATTGTTCCTCGTGAGGATCAGGAGAGGATGCTACTTGAGAAAGAGGTGTTTGGCAGGCAGGCTTTGAATGTTATAGCATGTGAAGGCTGGGAGAGAGTGGAGAGGCCAGAGACATACAAGCAATGGCAAGTCAGAAACTTAAGAGCTGGGTTTGCTCAGTTACCTTTGGACCGTGAGATTTTGGAGAGGGCAATTGATAAGGTGAGGACAAGCTACCACAAGGATTTTGTAATTCATGAAGATGGCCGGTGGATGGTGCAAGGATGGAAGGGCCGAATTATCTATGCTCTTTCATGTTGGAAACCTGCTTAG